The following coding sequences are from one Achromobacter sp. B7 window:
- a CDS encoding four-carbon acid sugar kinase family protein, with translation MTAGVGSAGGEAGSAKDHDGPGHADDASSAKAAGSLTAPSICWYGDDFTGATDTLAEVARAGLRGLLFLGVPTPEQLRRAGPLDAIGIAGAARAMPPTDMETELRSVGRFMAGTGARVLHYKCCSTFDSAPHVGSIGVAIRELRRHMPNRLVPIVGGQPSIGRYCSFAQLFARAGAAPEVYRIDRHPVMSQHPVTPMHEADLRRHLAAQGLEGIRSVPHIAYPRLRGAGDAGASGAMGASGATGASGAMGAVGANDVAQLDAWIDDLINTSDGPVLFDVTGDEQLAVIGRLIWRAAASAPLLAVGPSSVQQALARAAAFERDASVFQRDKAVAGPDGHAAAHGGKMAARDATTSLLSGVVPLAPASGPVLVMAGSLSPVTARQISASTRYKHQPLQVQALLASPAYVAEQIQSAVAALAQGHNVLVHTDRPEQAVTSDEAASTARATAQLAAAIITASAQAGTRLARVGIAGGDTSSQATLALGLWGLQFRCVLAPGVTVSVARSDNPVVDGVELMLKGGQMGGDDLFDRLVVGVG, from the coding sequence ATGACTGCGGGGGTCGGTAGCGCTGGCGGTGAGGCGGGCAGCGCCAAAGATCACGACGGCCCAGGCCATGCCGATGACGCGAGCAGCGCAAAGGCCGCAGGCAGCCTGACCGCACCAAGCATCTGCTGGTACGGCGACGATTTCACCGGCGCCACCGACACGCTGGCCGAAGTCGCGCGCGCCGGCCTGCGCGGCTTGCTGTTCCTTGGCGTGCCCACGCCCGAACAACTGCGCCGCGCCGGCCCGCTGGACGCCATCGGCATCGCGGGCGCCGCGCGCGCCATGCCCCCCACCGATATGGAAACGGAACTACGTTCTGTCGGCCGCTTCATGGCCGGCACCGGCGCACGCGTGCTGCATTACAAGTGCTGTTCCACCTTCGACAGCGCGCCGCACGTCGGCAGCATCGGCGTCGCCATCCGCGAACTGCGGCGCCACATGCCGAACCGGCTGGTACCGATTGTGGGCGGGCAACCCAGCATCGGACGCTATTGCAGCTTTGCCCAATTGTTCGCCCGCGCCGGGGCCGCGCCGGAGGTGTATCGCATCGACCGGCATCCGGTGATGAGCCAGCACCCGGTCACGCCGATGCATGAGGCAGATTTGCGACGGCATCTGGCCGCGCAGGGGCTGGAGGGGATTCGGTCGGTGCCGCATATTGCGTATCCGCGTTTGCGGGGTGCTGGGGATGCCGGTGCGTCGGGTGCGATGGGTGCGTCGGGTGCGACGGGTGCGTCGGGTGCGATGGGCGCGGTGGGTGCGAACGACGTCGCCCAACTGGATGCCTGGATCGACGACCTGATCAACACCAGTGACGGCCCGGTCCTGTTCGACGTGACGGGCGACGAGCAACTCGCCGTGATTGGCCGCCTGATCTGGCGCGCGGCGGCAAGTGCGCCGTTGTTGGCGGTTGGCCCAAGCAGCGTACAGCAGGCGCTGGCGCGCGCGGCGGCGTTCGAGCGCGACGCAAGCGTGTTTCAGCGTGACAAAGCGGTGGCTGGCCCGGACGGGCACGCGGCCGCGCACGGCGGCAAGATGGCTGCGCGTGATGCCACTACCTCTTTACTCAGTGGCGTAGTCCCGCTTGCCCCGGCCTCTGGCCCCGTGCTGGTCATGGCCGGCAGCCTGTCACCCGTCACCGCTCGGCAAATCTCTGCCAGCACCCGCTACAAGCATCAGCCCCTGCAAGTACAGGCGCTGTTGGCGTCACCCGCCTACGTAGCCGAACAAATTCAATCGGCGGTCGCCGCCTTGGCGCAAGGCCACAACGTGCTCGTCCACACCGACCGCCCCGAACAGGCCGTCACCTCGGACGAAGCGGCCTCCACCGCCCGCGCCACCGCACAGCTTGCCGCCGCCATCATCACCGCCAGTGCGCAAGCGGGAACCCGGCTTGCACGGGTCGGCATCGCCGGCGGCGACACTTCAAGCCAAGCCACGCTGGCGCTGGGTTTGTGGGGTTTGCAGTTCCGATGTGTGTTGGCGCCGGGCGTCACCGTCAGCGTTGCCCGCAGCGACAACCCGGTGGTTGATGGTGTGGAGTTGATGCTTAAGGGCGGACAGATGGGCGGGGACGATTTGTTCGATCGGTTGGTGGTGGGTGTGGGCTAG
- a CDS encoding VOC family protein — translation MSRFLGEIRQLGYVVHDIEAAMEYWSTTLGVGPWYYNPRVPIVNYQYGGESHQPHNSVALANSGFVQVELIQTRNDVPSMYRDFLQAGRTGLQHVAYWTESYDADLERLLAQGFKPKMSGEVGEKGRFIYFDTEYHPGTVIELSEVAGPKGRLFDLIRESANGWDGKDPVRPFPDLSRL, via the coding sequence ATGAGTCGTTTCCTGGGCGAAATCCGCCAACTCGGTTATGTGGTGCACGACATCGAAGCCGCCATGGAGTACTGGAGCACCACGCTGGGCGTAGGCCCGTGGTACTACAACCCGCGCGTGCCAATCGTCAATTACCAGTACGGCGGCGAAAGCCACCAGCCGCACAATTCCGTGGCGCTGGCCAACTCCGGCTTCGTGCAGGTTGAACTGATCCAGACGCGCAACGACGTGCCGTCGATGTACCGCGACTTCCTGCAAGCCGGCCGCACCGGCCTGCAACACGTGGCCTACTGGACCGAAAGCTACGACGCCGATCTGGAACGCCTGCTGGCCCAGGGCTTCAAGCCCAAGATGAGCGGCGAAGTCGGCGAGAAAGGCCGCTTCATTTATTTCGACACCGAGTACCACCCGGGCACCGTCATCGAACTGTCGGAAGTGGCCGGCCCCAAGGGCCGATTGTTCGACCTGATCCGAGAAAGCGCCAACGGCTGGGACGGCAAGGACCCGGTCCGCCCGTTCCCGGATTTGTCGCGCCTTTGA
- a CDS encoding TRAP transporter substrate-binding protein: MKLLTRRSVLRRLCAVPAVALTGGFPLIARAADYTLKYGNNLPVTHPLNIRAQEAADRILKESNGRVDIKIFPNNQLGGDTDMLAQVRSGGIDFFTPSALVIATLVPVAAINAVGFAFKDYSQVWGAMDGALGAHVRAAIAQRKLYAFEKMWDNGFRQTTSSKAPVTTAADMDGLKIRVPVSSLPISMFKGLGAAPASLQFSEVYSSLQTKVVDAQENPLPIIQVAKLYEVQKYCSLTNHIWDGYWFIANGRMWEGLPQDLKTIVARGINEAGLAQREDIKKLNASVQSDLEAKGLKFNQPAPDTFRQALRTAGFYKEWQGRFGNEAWSLLEQSVGKLA; this comes from the coding sequence ATGAAGCTGCTGACACGCCGTAGTGTTCTGCGCCGCCTTTGCGCGGTGCCCGCCGTTGCCCTGACCGGCGGATTCCCACTGATCGCCCGCGCGGCCGACTACACGCTCAAGTACGGCAACAACCTGCCGGTGACGCACCCGCTGAACATCCGCGCGCAAGAAGCCGCCGACCGCATCCTGAAAGAAAGCAACGGCCGCGTCGACATCAAGATTTTCCCGAACAACCAACTGGGCGGCGATACCGACATGCTGGCGCAAGTGCGCTCGGGCGGCATCGACTTCTTCACCCCGTCGGCGCTGGTTATCGCCACCCTGGTGCCGGTGGCCGCCATCAACGCCGTGGGCTTCGCGTTCAAGGACTACAGCCAGGTCTGGGGCGCCATGGACGGCGCGCTGGGTGCGCACGTGCGCGCCGCCATCGCGCAGCGCAAGCTCTACGCGTTTGAAAAGATGTGGGACAACGGTTTCCGCCAAACCACCAGCAGCAAGGCGCCCGTGACCACGGCCGCCGACATGGACGGCTTGAAGATTCGCGTGCCGGTCAGCTCGCTGCCCATCTCGATGTTCAAGGGCTTGGGCGCCGCGCCCGCCAGCTTGCAGTTCAGCGAGGTGTATTCGTCGTTGCAGACCAAAGTGGTCGACGCCCAGGAAAACCCCCTGCCCATCATCCAGGTGGCCAAGCTGTACGAAGTGCAGAAGTATTGTTCGCTGACCAACCACATCTGGGACGGCTACTGGTTCATCGCCAACGGCCGCATGTGGGAAGGCCTGCCGCAAGACCTGAAGACCATCGTTGCGCGCGGCATCAACGAAGCCGGCCTGGCGCAGCGTGAAGACATCAAGAAGCTGAACGCGTCGGTGCAGTCCGACCTGGAAGCCAAGGGCCTGAAATTCAACCAGCCGGCCCCGGACACCTTCCGCCAGGCGCTGCGCACCGCCGGCTTCTACAAGGAATGGCAGGGCCGCTTCGGCAACGAAGCCTGGTCGCTGCTGGAACAAAGCGTCGGCAAGCTGGCCTGA
- a CDS encoding ribulose-bisphosphate carboxylase large subunit family protein, producing MNSQSFSATYLIETPMDPARVAEVMAGEQSCGTFTRVQGETDELRARARARIESIDLLDTTDTPSLPNAWLARQAGGMPGEYQRARVRIAFPVANVGANLPTLAATVGGNLYDLGEVTGLRLESMELPANYRAQFDMPQVGIAGTRQLTGVATGPLVGTIIKPNVGLSPEQTAHLVAQLCAAGVDFIKDDEVCANPAHAPLAQRVAAVMAVVRAHRERTGRQVMVAFNISDETDAMRRHADLIEREGGTCVMASLNWCGFSAIQTLRRSTPLALHGHRNGFGALSRAPLLGIGFQAYQTLWRLAGVDHMHVHGLQGKFAQEDSEVVESARDCLASLTPGIDDPVMPAFSSGQWAGTVPATWAAVRTDDLMFMSGGGILAHPDGPAAGVQSIRQAWQAVRDGQALEDFARNAPELQRALEFFGGRA from the coding sequence ATGAATTCCCAGTCCTTTAGCGCGACCTACCTGATCGAAACCCCGATGGACCCCGCGCGGGTCGCCGAAGTGATGGCGGGCGAGCAGTCCTGCGGCACCTTCACCCGCGTGCAAGGCGAAACCGACGAGCTGCGCGCCCGGGCCCGCGCGCGCATTGAATCCATCGACCTGCTGGACACCACCGACACACCCAGCCTGCCCAACGCCTGGCTGGCGCGCCAAGCGGGCGGCATGCCGGGCGAGTACCAGCGCGCTCGCGTCCGCATCGCCTTTCCCGTGGCCAACGTGGGCGCTAACCTGCCCACGCTGGCAGCCACCGTCGGCGGCAACCTGTACGACCTGGGCGAAGTCACCGGCCTGCGCCTGGAAAGCATGGAGCTGCCCGCCAACTACCGCGCCCAGTTCGACATGCCGCAAGTGGGCATCGCCGGCACGCGGCAATTGACGGGCGTGGCAACGGGGCCGCTGGTAGGCACCATCATCAAGCCCAATGTGGGCCTGTCGCCCGAGCAAACCGCGCATCTGGTCGCCCAGCTGTGCGCGGCCGGCGTGGACTTCATCAAGGACGACGAGGTGTGCGCCAACCCCGCGCACGCGCCGCTGGCGCAACGCGTCGCCGCCGTCATGGCGGTGGTGCGCGCCCACCGCGAACGCACCGGCCGCCAGGTGATGGTGGCGTTCAACATCAGCGACGAAACCGACGCCATGCGCCGCCACGCCGACCTGATCGAACGCGAAGGCGGCACCTGCGTCATGGCCAGCCTGAACTGGTGCGGCTTTTCCGCCATCCAGACCCTGCGCCGCAGCACGCCGCTGGCCTTGCACGGCCATCGCAACGGCTTCGGCGCCCTGTCCCGCGCGCCCTTGCTGGGCATCGGCTTTCAGGCGTATCAAACGCTGTGGCGTCTGGCCGGCGTGGACCATATGCACGTGCACGGCCTGCAAGGCAAGTTCGCACAGGAAGACAGCGAAGTCGTCGAATCGGCGCGCGACTGCCTGGCCTCGCTCACGCCCGGCATCGACGACCCGGTCATGCCCGCGTTCTCGTCCGGCCAATGGGCCGGCACCGTGCCCGCCACGTGGGCAGCTGTGCGTACTGACGATCTGATGTTCATGTCCGGCGGCGGGATTTTGGCGCATCCGGATGGGCCAGCCGCGGGCGTGCAGAGCATTCGGCAGGCGTGGCAGGCGGTGCGGGACGGACAGGCGCTGGAAGACTTTGCGCGGAACGCGCCCGAGTTGCAGCGGGCATTGGAATTTTTTGGTGGGCGGGCATGA
- a CDS encoding TRAP transporter large permease subunit: MSSLSAPHAAAPVLPANPLRRAANALDSVLGGVVEHVAAAIVLVEICVLFAGVVARYAFHSPLVWSDELASILFLWLSMLGAVVALRRGEHMRMTALVNNVSPARRAQLETAALAASLAFLVLILSPAIEYAHEEHFIITPALELSNAWRAAAIPVGMALMGVVALLRLLRTQPLRHVLVALAGVAVVVALFWLAQPMFKGLGKLNLVIFFVGIVAATVFSGVPIAFSFALATFSYLALTTNTPMEVMVGRLDEGMSHLMLLAVPLFIFLGSLIEMTGMARAMIQFLASLLGHVRGGLSYVLIGAMYLVSGISGSKIADMAAIAPVLFPEMRKRGAKPGDLVALLSATGAQTETIPPSIVLITIGSVTGVSIAALFTGGLLPAVVLGLALCSVVWWRYRREDLSLVQRFSFKEIGRFFVIALPAVALPFVIRAAVVEGVATATEVSTIGIVYSALIGILIYRRFDWARLRPMLIETASLSGAIMLIVGCATAMAWALTQSGFSGDLAKLMAGMPGGSYGFLAVSIVAFIILGSVLEGIPAIVLFGPLLFPIAVQAGVHEVHYAMVVIFAMGIGLFAPPFGVGYYGACAISRVDPNEGIGPIWGYVAALLIGLIIVAAFPWFSIGFL, translated from the coding sequence ATGTCTTCCTTGTCCGCCCCCCACGCCGCCGCCCCGGTGCTGCCGGCCAACCCCTTGCGGCGCGCCGCCAACGCGCTGGACAGCGTGCTGGGCGGCGTGGTCGAGCACGTTGCGGCCGCCATCGTGCTGGTCGAGATCTGCGTGCTGTTCGCGGGTGTCGTCGCGCGCTACGCCTTCCACAGCCCCCTGGTCTGGTCCGACGAACTGGCTTCCATCCTGTTCCTGTGGCTGTCGATGCTGGGCGCCGTGGTTGCGCTGCGGCGCGGTGAACACATGCGCATGACGGCCCTGGTCAACAACGTCAGCCCGGCCCGGCGCGCGCAGCTGGAAACGGCGGCGCTGGCCGCGTCACTGGCGTTCCTGGTGCTGATCCTGTCGCCTGCGATCGAATACGCGCACGAAGAACACTTCATCATCACGCCCGCACTGGAACTGTCCAACGCCTGGCGCGCCGCCGCCATTCCCGTGGGCATGGCGCTGATGGGCGTGGTGGCCTTGCTGCGCCTGTTGCGCACGCAACCCCTGCGCCATGTGCTCGTGGCGTTGGCCGGCGTGGCCGTGGTGGTTGCCCTGTTCTGGTTGGCGCAGCCCATGTTCAAGGGGCTGGGCAAGCTGAACCTGGTGATCTTCTTCGTGGGCATCGTCGCGGCCACCGTGTTCTCGGGCGTGCCGATTGCGTTCTCGTTCGCGCTGGCCACGTTTTCGTACCTGGCGTTGACGACCAACACGCCCATGGAAGTCATGGTGGGCCGGCTGGACGAAGGCATGTCGCACCTGATGCTGCTGGCCGTGCCGCTGTTCATCTTCCTGGGGTCCTTGATCGAGATGACCGGCATGGCGCGCGCCATGATCCAGTTCCTGGCCAGCCTGTTGGGACACGTGCGCGGCGGCTTGTCGTACGTGCTGATCGGCGCGATGTATCTGGTGTCGGGCATCTCGGGCTCGAAGATCGCCGACATGGCGGCCATCGCCCCCGTGCTGTTCCCGGAAATGCGCAAGCGCGGCGCCAAGCCGGGCGACCTGGTGGCGCTGCTGTCGGCCACCGGCGCGCAGACCGAGACCATACCGCCGTCGATTGTGCTGATCACCATCGGCTCGGTTACCGGCGTGTCGATTGCCGCGCTGTTCACGGGCGGCCTGCTGCCCGCTGTGGTGCTGGGCCTGGCGCTGTGCTCGGTGGTGTGGTGGCGCTATCGCCGTGAAGACCTGAGCCTGGTGCAACGTTTCAGCTTCAAAGAGATCGGCCGCTTTTTCGTGATCGCCCTGCCCGCCGTGGCTCTGCCGTTTGTCATCCGCGCGGCAGTGGTCGAAGGCGTGGCCACCGCCACCGAAGTGTCCACCATCGGCATCGTGTATTCCGCGCTGATCGGCATCCTGATCTACCGCCGCTTCGACTGGGCGCGCCTGCGCCCCATGCTGATCGAAACCGCCTCGCTGTCCGGCGCCATCATGCTGATCGTGGGTTGCGCCACGGCCATGGCGTGGGCGTTGACGCAGTCCGGCTTCTCGGGCGATCTGGCCAAGTTGATGGCCGGCATGCCCGGCGGCAGCTACGGCTTTTTGGCCGTGTCCATCGTGGCGTTCATCATCCTGGGCAGCGTGCTGGAAGGCATACCCGCCATCGTGCTGTTCGGCCCCTTGCTGTTCCCGATCGCGGTGCAGGCCGGCGTGCACGAAGTGCATTACGCGATGGTCGTCATCTTCGCCATGGGCATCGGCCTGTTCGCGCCGCCCTTCGGCGTGGGCTATTACGGCGCCTGCGCCATCAGCCGCGTCGACCCCAACGAGGGCATCGGCCCCATCTGGGGTTACGTTGCGGCGCTGTTGATCGGCCTGATCATCGTGGCGGCCTTTCCCTGGTTCTCCATCGGCTTCCTGTGA
- a CDS encoding DNA internalization-related competence protein ComEC/Rec2 — protein sequence MRCRAGSLRVVCALVLGLCAGTLNACLQAHLRLDDSLADLHQDQVSRLTLRVAELPDGDGRHHRFIAERAEPARPGIPSRIQVTWQAPPGATVPLPALLPGQIWRMALVLRRPHGVLNPAGPDAEGRMFARGLRAVGTVRGRPQLLDDKPWASAGAAIERARHHVRVGLRQALGEHRYAPVLIALAIGDQAGVARDDWRIFNRSGITHLVSISGMHVTSIAGIAGVLVAAGWRRARWRGTGLPEFVPSRVAGGAAAAVVALLYCLLAGWGVPARRTFFMLSVVLAAVMSRLPLTAGRVLACAGAVVVALDPWAPLSAGFWLSFGAVAILLRIAELPFDAEAGWRRRWASRLAQATRLQLLVTLGLTPLLAFLVYQVSVGSPLANAVAIPSVTFIVTPLALLCAALSVVPGAQAVAAWVGQVGLAAFDYTMAPVAWVGNADWASFAVAAAPWPWLLVAVSGMVWALQVRGWPARHLGWVCMLPLLCWRPDKPEPGHWRMTALDVGQGSAILVETATQTLLFDAGPRHYGGSDAGDRVVAPFMQARGIDVLDVLVLSHADQDHVGGARAVMAAVPVRRSYASFDVEAFVRRDASVWPVGGTVGGTRGWTAGGMAGGTAGGTVGGTAGGPAGRTVGGPVGGPTSGAASSQAAPGTPSTLPDRMLRCRRDDSWEADGVRFTFLHPGDGGGAEPVDRNADSCVLFVEGASHSLLLTGDIGVAQERELVARGVPKTDVVLAPHHGSASSSGRDWVRAVQATHAIAQAGHLNRFRHPAPAVERRWLAAGAVFWRSDRDGAVMALSTANGLSVWSQRDDGARYWHGR from the coding sequence CTGCGATGCCGCGCCGGTTCTTTGCGCGTTGTCTGTGCTCTTGTGCTGGGCCTTTGCGCCGGCACGCTTAACGCGTGCCTTCAGGCGCACCTGCGCCTTGACGATTCACTGGCGGACTTGCATCAGGACCAAGTCTCCCGCCTGACCTTGCGCGTAGCCGAGCTGCCGGATGGCGATGGCCGGCATCATCGCTTCATTGCCGAACGAGCCGAGCCCGCGCGCCCGGGCATTCCGTCACGCATCCAGGTCACATGGCAAGCGCCGCCCGGTGCGACCGTGCCACTGCCCGCACTGCTGCCGGGCCAGATCTGGCGCATGGCGCTTGTGTTGCGGCGGCCGCATGGCGTACTGAACCCGGCAGGGCCGGACGCGGAAGGGCGCATGTTCGCGCGGGGCTTGCGGGCGGTGGGCACGGTGCGTGGGCGGCCGCAGTTGTTGGATGACAAGCCTTGGGCGTCGGCAGGGGCGGCCATCGAACGGGCGCGACACCACGTGCGCGTGGGTTTGCGGCAAGCCTTGGGCGAACACCGTTATGCGCCGGTGCTGATTGCTTTGGCCATTGGCGACCAAGCGGGCGTGGCGCGCGATGACTGGCGCATCTTCAACCGCAGCGGCATTACGCATTTGGTGTCGATCAGTGGCATGCACGTGACGTCTATCGCGGGTATCGCGGGCGTGCTGGTGGCGGCGGGGTGGCGGCGGGCGCGATGGCGTGGGACGGGCTTGCCGGAATTCGTGCCGTCGCGCGTGGCGGGCGGCGCGGCGGCGGCCGTGGTGGCGCTGCTGTATTGCCTGCTGGCGGGCTGGGGCGTGCCGGCCCGGCGCACGTTCTTCATGTTGTCGGTGGTGCTGGCGGCGGTGATGTCGCGGCTGCCGCTCACGGCGGGCAGGGTGTTGGCGTGCGCTGGGGCGGTCGTGGTTGCGTTGGACCCGTGGGCGCCGTTGTCGGCAGGGTTCTGGCTGTCTTTCGGCGCGGTGGCGATATTGCTGCGCATTGCCGAGCTGCCGTTTGATGCCGAGGCGGGCTGGCGCCGCCGTTGGGCAAGCCGGTTGGCGCAAGCGACGCGTTTACAGCTGCTGGTCACACTGGGCCTGACGCCGCTGCTGGCGTTTCTGGTGTATCAGGTATCGGTCGGATCGCCCCTGGCCAACGCCGTGGCAATTCCGTCGGTGACGTTCATCGTCACGCCCTTGGCGTTGCTGTGCGCGGCGCTGTCCGTGGTCCCCGGTGCGCAGGCGGTGGCCGCGTGGGTCGGCCAGGTGGGGTTGGCGGCGTTTGATTACACGATGGCCCCGGTGGCGTGGGTAGGTAATGCTGATTGGGCCAGCTTTGCCGTGGCGGCGGCGCCTTGGCCTTGGCTGCTGGTCGCGGTATCCGGCATGGTCTGGGCCTTGCAGGTGCGCGGCTGGCCAGCGCGACACCTTGGCTGGGTCTGCATGCTGCCCCTGCTGTGCTGGCGGCCGGACAAGCCCGAGCCCGGCCATTGGCGCATGACGGCCCTGGACGTGGGGCAGGGCAGCGCCATCCTGGTCGAAACGGCAACGCAGACCCTGCTGTTCGATGCCGGCCCGCGCCATTACGGCGGCAGCGACGCGGGCGATCGAGTCGTGGCGCCGTTCATGCAGGCGCGCGGTATCGATGTGCTGGATGTGCTGGTGCTGTCCCACGCCGACCAAGACCACGTCGGCGGCGCGCGCGCGGTGATGGCGGCGGTACCGGTGCGGCGTAGTTATGCGTCATTTGATGTGGAGGCGTTTGTACGGCGGGATGCGAGTGTGTGGCCGGTGGGTGGGACGGTGGGCGGGACGCGGGGTTGGACGGCAGGCGGGATGGCGGGAGGGACGGCGGGAGGGACGGTAGGCGGGACGGCGGGTGGGCCGGCGGGAAGGACGGTGGGTGGGCCGGTGGGTGGGCCGACGTCAGGTGCGGCGTCGAGCCAAGCGGCGCCCGGCACGCCGTCCACGCTGCCCGATCGTATGTTGCGCTGCCGTCGCGACGACTCCTGGGAGGCGGACGGCGTGCGGTTCACCTTTCTGCATCCTGGCGACGGCGGCGGCGCCGAACCGGTTGACCGTAACGCGGACAGCTGTGTGCTTTTCGTAGAAGGAGCCAGCCATTCCCTATTGCTGACGGGCGACATCGGCGTGGCGCAGGAGCGCGAACTCGTCGCACGCGGGGTGCCTAAAACCGATGTGGTGCTGGCCCCGCACCACGGCTCAGCATCGTCATCCGGGCGCGACTGGGTACGCGCCGTGCAAGCCACTCATGCCATTGCGCAAGCGGGCCATCTAAACCGTTTCCGCCATCCCGCCCCGGCGGTGGAGCGGCGTTGGCTAGCGGCGGGGGCGGTGTTCTGGCGTAGTGACCGGGACGGCGCGGTGATGGCGCTATCCACTGCAAACGGTCTGTCGGTTTGGTCGCAGCGTGATGACGGTGCGCGCTACTGGCATGGGCGATGA
- a CDS encoding LacI family DNA-binding transcriptional regulator, which translates to MMVFDVNRTSPDRKLARLADVAARAGVSTATADRVLNRRPGVRANTAQKVLKAAMELDYLPEQELAAALPAEPMRLVFLLPRGSNRYLRMLGDTVSYAHEHFGPLNAKCQIEYVESFNPDALAQALVKHGKRADGIAFMALEHPVVREAVNTLAQQGVPTVTLISDLANSARTAYVGLDNRAAGRTAGYLIARFVGPRAAHVALIAGSRHYRAHEERESGFLQLYAEQFQAMQVVDLREGYDDAQRNYEQTRQLLEQYPNLAGIYNIGGASDGVARALKEAGLQHRVVFIGHGLTPDTRSLLIDGTMDAVITQSPMEALMSCVRIFSNLRDKRSPMNGVELARSQVIFRENLP; encoded by the coding sequence ATGATGGTTTTTGATGTGAATAGAACGTCGCCCGACCGCAAGCTAGCCCGTTTGGCCGATGTGGCCGCACGCGCCGGCGTGTCTACCGCTACCGCCGATCGTGTGTTGAATCGCCGGCCCGGCGTGCGCGCCAACACCGCCCAGAAGGTGTTGAAGGCCGCCATGGAACTGGACTATCTGCCCGAACAGGAACTGGCCGCCGCCTTGCCGGCCGAGCCAATGCGGCTGGTGTTCTTGCTGCCGCGTGGCAGCAACCGGTACTTGCGCATGCTGGGCGACACCGTCAGCTATGCGCATGAACACTTCGGCCCGCTGAACGCCAAGTGCCAGATCGAATACGTTGAAAGCTTCAACCCCGACGCGCTGGCCCAGGCGCTGGTCAAGCACGGCAAGCGCGCCGACGGCATTGCCTTCATGGCGCTGGAACATCCGGTGGTGCGCGAAGCCGTCAACACGCTGGCGCAGCAGGGCGTGCCCACGGTGACGCTGATTTCGGACCTGGCCAACAGCGCGCGCACGGCTTACGTGGGGCTGGACAATCGCGCCGCCGGGCGCACGGCGGGTTACCTGATCGCGCGCTTTGTCGGCCCGCGCGCGGCGCACGTGGCGCTGATTGCGGGCTCGCGCCATTACCGCGCGCACGAGGAACGCGAAAGCGGCTTCTTGCAGTTGTATGCCGAACAGTTCCAGGCGATGCAGGTGGTGGATCTGCGTGAAGGCTATGACGATGCGCAGCGCAACTACGAGCAGACGCGGCAGTTGCTTGAGCAATATCCCAATCTGGCGGGCATCTACAACATCGGGGGGGCGTCGGACGGCGTGGCGCGCGCGTTGAAAGAGGCCGGCTTGCAACATCGCGTGGTGTTCATCGGCCACGGGCTGACGCCGGACACGCGCTCGCTGTTGATCGACGGCACCATGGACGCCGTGATTACGCAAAGCCCGATGGAGGCGCTGATGAGCTGTGTGCGCATCTTCAGCAATCTGCGCGACAAGCGCAGCCCGATGAACGGCGTGGAACTGGCGCGCAGCCAGGTGATTTTTCGCGAAAACCTGCCCTGA
- a CDS encoding MarR family winged helix-turn-helix transcriptional regulator: protein MATAKPAVLDRFYTGELGFMITSVRGSIHDALERELAPFDLTTPQYVVLNCLAKGWGRTLSDFCRVLAYDSGAMTRLLDRIVAKGYIRRVENEADRRSYLIELTEQGQAALPQALAATEVAMRGLLAGFSEADAETLHKLLSRVLMNAQADEA from the coding sequence ATGGCCACCGCCAAACCCGCCGTGCTGGACCGCTTCTACACCGGTGAGCTCGGTTTCATGATCACGTCCGTGCGCGGCAGCATTCACGATGCGCTGGAGCGCGAACTGGCGCCGTTTGACCTGACGACCCCGCAGTACGTGGTGCTGAACTGCCTGGCCAAGGGGTGGGGCCGCACGCTTAGCGATTTTTGCCGGGTGCTGGCGTATGACTCGGGCGCGATGACGCGGCTGCTGGATCGCATTGTGGCCAAGGGCTATATCCGCCGCGTGGAAAACGAAGCGGATCGGCGCAGCTACCTGATCGAATTGACCGAACAGGGGCAGGCTGCATTGCCGCAGGCGCTGGCCGCCACGGAAGTCGCCATGCGCGGGCTGCTGGCCGGCTTTTCTGAAGCGGACGCTGAGACGCTGCACAAGTTGTTGTCGCGCGTGTTGATGAATGCGCAGGCGGACGAGGCGTAG